The following proteins are co-located in the Diaphorobacter sp. HDW4B genome:
- a CDS encoding chemotaxis protein CheW, with protein MNERFLQESGKAVQGKEYLTFRIAQEEYGIDILKVREIRRYESPTRIARTPAFIKGVVNLRGTIVPIVDLRMRLHQDCAPQYGEFTVVVILNLLDRVVGIVVDSVSDVLHLQPEDISSVPEFECTIDHDCIEGLGSVAGRMLILLAIEKLMSNVDMGLVPADA; from the coding sequence ATGAACGAGCGATTCTTGCAGGAGTCCGGCAAGGCGGTGCAGGGCAAGGAGTACCTGACCTTTCGCATCGCGCAGGAAGAATACGGCATCGACATCCTCAAGGTGCGTGAGATCCGCCGCTACGAATCGCCCACGCGCATTGCCCGCACACCCGCGTTCATCAAGGGCGTGGTGAACCTGCGAGGCACCATCGTGCCCATCGTCGATCTGCGCATGCGGCTGCATCAGGACTGCGCGCCGCAGTATGGCGAGTTCACCGTGGTCGTCATCCTGAATCTGCTGGACCGGGTGGTTGGCATCGTGGTCGATTCGGTCAGCGATGTGCTGCACCTTCAGCCCGAAGACATCAGCAGCGTGCCCGAGTTCGAATGCACCATCGACCACGATTGCATCGAGGGCCTGGGAAGCGTGGCCGGGCGCATGCTGATCCTGCTGGCCATCGAGAAGCTGATGTCCAACGTCGACATGGGGCTGGTCCCCGCAGATGCTTGA
- a CDS encoding chemotaxis response regulator protein-glutamate methylesterase: MSVKTRVLVVDDSALVRNLLKEIINHQHDMECIGTANDALAAREMIRDLNPDVITLDVEMPHMDGIDFLGRLMRLRPMPVLMISTLTEHGADVTLKALELGAVDFVAKPRLGIENGLLELAQQIVEKIRIAAHAQVKRLPSLTLESVKRLRALNGASSERPLQTTQPLRLPSPLLSDKLICIGASTGGTEAVREVLAYMPADAPPIVIVQHMPAGFTASFAARLNELSTVSVTEAMHGEPLLPGHAYIAPGGKHFAVVRRVGRYMASIFDGDTVNRHKPSVDVLFRSVASSAGPNAIGIMLTGMGSDGASAMREMKAAGSYNYAQDQATCVVFGMPREAIAHGAVDSVLPLSQIGPAVLARLRKSIAPSMLLDEPPY; this comes from the coding sequence ATGTCAGTCAAAACGCGTGTTCTGGTGGTGGATGATTCGGCGCTGGTTCGAAATCTGCTCAAGGAAATCATCAACCACCAGCACGACATGGAGTGCATCGGCACAGCCAACGATGCGCTGGCCGCGCGCGAGATGATCCGCGATCTGAATCCGGACGTCATCACGCTGGACGTGGAAATGCCGCACATGGACGGCATCGACTTTCTCGGTCGCCTCATGCGCCTTCGTCCCATGCCGGTGCTGATGATTTCCACGCTCACCGAACATGGTGCGGACGTCACCTTGAAAGCGCTGGAGTTGGGCGCGGTCGATTTCGTGGCCAAGCCGCGCCTGGGCATCGAAAACGGCTTGCTCGAACTGGCGCAGCAGATCGTGGAGAAGATCCGCATTGCAGCGCACGCGCAGGTCAAACGGCTGCCTTCGCTGACGCTTGAATCGGTCAAGCGCCTGCGGGCGCTCAACGGCGCATCCAGCGAACGTCCGCTGCAGACCACACAGCCCTTGCGACTGCCATCTCCGCTGCTCAGCGACAAGCTGATCTGCATTGGCGCATCGACCGGCGGAACGGAGGCGGTGCGCGAGGTGCTGGCGTACATGCCCGCAGACGCACCTCCCATCGTCATCGTGCAGCACATGCCCGCCGGGTTCACCGCCAGCTTTGCAGCGCGGCTCAACGAATTGAGCACGGTGTCCGTGACTGAAGCCATGCACGGCGAACCGCTGTTGCCCGGTCACGCCTACATCGCGCCAGGCGGCAAGCATTTTGCGGTCGTGCGGCGCGTGGGGCGCTACATGGCGTCGATCTTCGATGGCGATACCGTCAATCGCCACAAGCCGTCGGTGGATGTGCTGTTCCGTTCGGTCGCGTCATCGGCCGGGCCGAATGCCATCGGCATCATGCTGACCGGCATGGGCAGCGATGGCGCATCCGCAATGCGCGAGATGAAGGCGGCGGGCAGCTACAACTACGCGCAGGATCAGGCGACCTGCGTGGTGTTCGGCATGCCGCGCGAGGCGATTGCGCATGGAGCGGTGGACTCGGTCCTGCCGCTCTCGCAGATCGGCCCCGCCGTGCTGGCACGACTGCGAAAGAGCATCGCGCCAAGCATGCTGCTTGATGAGCCGCCTTATTGA
- a CDS encoding CheR family methyltransferase, which yields MNTVTDPLSPDGPRTTRRRRSVHAVDADLPDAEDGTREFVWTQDDFERIRALIHARAGIHLHNGKQAMAYSRVARRLRETGHKSFNDYLNWLEHQDDDAQWQEFVNVLTTNLTAFFREPHHFDVLATWFAQHPKGPWHIWSCAASTGEEPYSIVMTAMETLGSLASQLKVTASDIDSRVLARAEQGVYRDDQLKGLSQERLHHFFLRGTGVNSGLVRVRPPLQQAVEFKQINLMDENWPFQSPLDAVFCRNVMIYFDAKTQRRVLERLHQVIQPGGLLFVGHAEHFSDVRDLFVLRGKTVYERI from the coding sequence ATGAACACCGTCACCGATCCCCTGTCGCCCGACGGCCCGCGCACCACGCGGCGTCGGCGCAGCGTGCATGCGGTGGATGCCGACTTGCCGGATGCCGAGGATGGCACGCGCGAATTCGTCTGGACGCAGGATGATTTCGAGCGCATCCGCGCATTGATTCACGCGCGTGCCGGCATCCATCTGCACAACGGCAAACAGGCCATGGCCTACAGCCGGGTGGCGCGGCGTCTGCGCGAGACCGGGCACAAGAGTTTCAACGACTATCTGAACTGGCTGGAGCATCAGGACGACGATGCGCAGTGGCAGGAATTCGTGAACGTGCTGACCACGAACCTCACAGCCTTCTTTCGCGAACCGCATCACTTCGACGTGCTCGCCACGTGGTTTGCGCAGCATCCGAAAGGCCCATGGCATATCTGGAGCTGCGCCGCATCGACGGGCGAGGAACCATATTCCATCGTGATGACGGCCATGGAGACTTTGGGTTCGCTGGCCTCGCAGTTGAAAGTGACAGCCAGCGACATCGACTCGCGCGTGCTGGCCCGTGCGGAGCAAGGCGTGTACCGGGACGATCAACTCAAGGGCTTGAGCCAGGAGCGGCTGCACCATTTCTTTTTGCGCGGCACGGGTGTGAATTCGGGGCTGGTGCGTGTGCGACCGCCGTTGCAGCAGGCCGTGGAGTTCAAGCAGATCAATCTGATGGATGAGAACTGGCCGTTCCAGAGCCCGCTCGACGCGGTGTTCTGCCGCAACGTGATGATCTATTTCGACGCGAAAACCCAGCGGCGGGTGCTGGAGCGACTGCATCAGGTGATCCAGCCCGGTGGTCTGCTTTTCGTCGGACATGCCGAGCATTTCAGCGACGTCAGGGACTTGTTCGTCCTGCGTGGCAAGACCGTGTACGAGCGCATATGA
- the cheD gene encoding chemoreceptor glutamine deamidase CheD: MTPRQAPSNASSAGTLASSADDAQPTSRARGPLDVTLEQLKARPVRTGQASFYFFDNHFQHNAVKVLPGEYFVTNENVMLITVLGSCISACLWDGRAGVGGMNHFMLPVGDSTDLSGRYGSYAMELLINEMMKLGARREFMQAKIFGGAQVIHGFTNMNVGERNTEFVREYLRTERIPVVSEDVLDIHPRKVVFFAPSGKAMVKRLAHTHQEALVAQEARANAASVARATRGGSVDLFGQRKG, translated from the coding sequence ATGACTCCAAGGCAGGCTCCCTCCAACGCGTCATCCGCAGGCACGCTCGCGAGCAGCGCGGACGATGCGCAACCGACCTCGCGTGCGCGCGGACCGCTCGACGTGACGCTGGAGCAGCTCAAGGCCAGACCCGTGCGGACGGGCCAGGCGTCGTTCTACTTTTTCGACAACCACTTTCAGCACAACGCGGTCAAAGTGCTCCCCGGGGAGTATTTCGTGACCAACGAGAATGTGATGCTGATCACCGTGCTCGGCTCCTGCATTTCCGCCTGTCTGTGGGATGGGCGCGCGGGGGTGGGCGGCATGAATCACTTCATGCTGCCGGTGGGGGACTCCACCGATCTCTCGGGACGCTACGGATCGTATGCGATGGAATTGCTGATCAACGAAATGATGAAGCTGGGCGCGCGCCGCGAGTTCATGCAAGCCAAGATTTTTGGTGGCGCGCAGGTGATTCACGGCTTCACCAACATGAACGTGGGCGAGCGCAACACGGAATTTGTGCGCGAGTATCTGCGCACCGAGCGCATCCCCGTGGTGTCGGAAGACGTGCTGGACATTCATCCGCGCAAGGTGGTGTTCTTCGCGCCCTCCGGCAAGGCCATGGTCAAGCGTCTTGCGCACACGCACCAGGAAGCATTGGTGGCGCAGGAAGCGCGCGCCAATGCGGCATCCGTGGCGCGTGCGACGCGTGGTGGTTCGGTGGATCTTTTCGGACAGCGAAAGGGCTGA
- a CDS encoding chemotaxis protein CheA: MADTHPEGPGATGAGAHFDLSQFYQIFFDEAAENLDQMEHMLLHVDLANANDEQLNAIFRCAHSIKGGAATFGFADIAELTHQMESLLDRVRRRELLLSPELVDVLLDAADLSRSLLARHQDEESAEPPATGDLVRRISDLMTGGHRGPAGNGSGHVDVSGALGVAQSDETSAAQALARPLRRLSLRIGPMSNAETADEVADLLCSMPNVQQLDELPVLQANVRAIVVETALTDDELRDLLAFHVSTEQLGIDVEAIIEPPAAAVMAVMAVAETAESSNATDPLEDEFFGLFSGAPGLPADLQAEADMAAAQAPVALPAGFEHKSSTAAHVEAATIRVGVSKVDQLINLVGELVITQAMLAQNSRDLDPRLHQHLLSGLADLERNTRELQESVMSIRMIPMSVVFNRFPRMLRDLALKCGKNVELVTQGEATELDKSMVEKITDPLTHLVRNSCDHGIETPAERVAAGKPEHGTITLSASHQGGSVMIEVHDDGRGFSREKILRKARERGLPVSDEMSDQDVWALVFEPGFSTADVVTDISGRGVGMDVVKRSIMALGGSVELDSAEGYGTRISVRLPLTLAIMDGMSVAVGDEVYILPLSSVVESFQVTPTSVKTVTQGSTLVQVRDEYMPVVELDKLFEVPRNPHSVARHADIMVVVEVEDSRAALRVDELLGQHQVVVKNLETNYRKIPNVSGATILGDGSVALILDAVAIVRRARGTRSLVQELGELA; this comes from the coding sequence ATGGCCGACACTCACCCAGAGGGCCCGGGCGCAACAGGCGCAGGAGCGCATTTCGACCTCAGTCAGTTCTACCAGATCTTCTTTGATGAGGCGGCCGAGAACCTCGATCAAATGGAGCACATGCTGCTGCATGTCGATCTGGCGAATGCCAACGACGAGCAGCTCAACGCCATCTTCCGCTGCGCGCATTCGATCAAGGGCGGCGCGGCCACCTTCGGCTTTGCCGACATCGCCGAACTCACGCACCAGATGGAGTCGCTGCTCGACCGCGTGCGTCGGCGCGAATTGCTGCTGTCGCCGGAACTGGTCGATGTGCTGCTCGATGCGGCAGACCTGTCGCGCTCCTTGCTCGCACGCCATCAGGATGAGGAATCCGCCGAGCCACCGGCCACGGGCGATCTCGTGCGCCGCATCAGCGATCTGATGACGGGTGGACATCGGGGCCCTGCGGGAAATGGTTCAGGCCACGTTGATGTCAGTGGTGCTTTGGGCGTGGCGCAGTCCGATGAGACCAGCGCTGCGCAAGCGCTGGCCCGCCCGCTGCGCCGACTGTCGCTGCGCATCGGTCCCATGTCGAATGCCGAAACCGCCGACGAAGTGGCCGACCTGCTCTGCAGCATGCCCAACGTGCAGCAGCTCGATGAACTGCCGGTGCTCCAGGCCAACGTGCGCGCCATCGTGGTCGAGACCGCGCTGACCGACGACGAACTGCGCGATCTGCTGGCGTTTCATGTGTCGACGGAGCAATTGGGCATCGACGTCGAGGCGATCATCGAGCCACCTGCTGCAGCGGTGATGGCTGTGATGGCGGTGGCGGAGACTGCCGAAAGCAGCAACGCAACCGATCCCCTCGAAGACGAATTCTTCGGGCTCTTCAGCGGTGCGCCGGGCCTGCCTGCCGATCTGCAGGCAGAGGCCGACATGGCCGCAGCACAGGCCCCGGTGGCGCTGCCTGCGGGCTTCGAGCACAAGTCCAGCACGGCTGCGCATGTCGAGGCTGCCACCATCCGCGTGGGTGTGAGCAAGGTGGATCAGCTCATCAATCTGGTGGGCGAACTGGTGATCACGCAGGCCATGCTGGCGCAGAACAGCCGCGATCTCGATCCGCGCCTGCATCAGCATCTGCTGTCGGGGCTGGCCGATCTGGAGCGCAACACGCGGGAACTGCAGGAATCGGTGATGTCGATCCGCATGATTCCCATGTCGGTCGTGTTCAACCGCTTTCCGCGCATGCTGCGCGACCTGGCGCTCAAGTGCGGCAAGAACGTCGAACTGGTCACGCAGGGCGAGGCGACCGAGCTCGACAAGAGCATGGTCGAGAAGATCACCGATCCACTCACGCATCTGGTGCGCAACAGCTGCGATCACGGCATCGAAACGCCGGCCGAGCGCGTGGCGGCGGGCAAGCCCGAGCATGGAACGATCACGCTGTCGGCATCGCATCAGGGTGGCTCGGTGATGATCGAAGTCCACGATGACGGGCGCGGCTTCTCTCGCGAAAAAATCCTGCGCAAGGCGCGCGAGCGGGGGCTGCCCGTGTCCGACGAGATGAGCGATCAGGATGTCTGGGCGCTGGTGTTCGAGCCCGGCTTTTCCACCGCCGATGTGGTCACCGACATTTCGGGGCGCGGCGTGGGCATGGATGTGGTCAAGCGCAGCATCATGGCGTTGGGCGGCAGCGTGGAGCTCGATTCCGCAGAAGGTTATGGCACGCGCATTTCGGTGCGCCTGCCGCTCACGCTCGCCATCATGGATGGCATGTCGGTGGCGGTGGGCGACGAGGTCTACATCTTGCCGCTGTCATCGGTGGTCGAGTCCTTTCAGGTGACGCCCACCAGCGTGAAGACGGTGACTCAGGGCTCGACGCTGGTGCAGGTGCGAGACGAATACATGCCGGTGGTCGAACTGGACAAGCTGTTCGAGGTGCCGCGCAATCCGCACAGCGTGGCGCGCCATGCCGACATCATGGTGGTGGTCGAAGTGGAAGACAGCCGCGCTGCCCTGCGGGTCGACGAACTGCTGGGCCAGCACCAGGTGGTGGTGAAAAACCTCGAGACCAACTACCGCAAGATTCCCAACGTGTCCGGCGCGACGATTCTGGGAGACGGTTCGGTGGCGCTGATTCTGGATGCCGTGGCCATCGTGCGGCGCGCGCGCGGAACGCGTTCGCTAGTGCAGGAACTGGGAGAGCTGGCATGA
- a CDS encoding response regulator: MPSILAVDDSPSMRKMVSFTLTGAGYHVVEAVDGQDALEKADVHDIDLVLADQNMPRLDGVGLTRKLREHPKFKTTPILILTTESSEQMKQAGRAAGATGWLVKPFDPNRLIEVIQKVLR; this comes from the coding sequence ATGCCATCCATTCTTGCTGTTGATGACTCGCCCTCCATGCGCAAAATGGTGTCGTTCACGCTGACCGGCGCGGGCTACCATGTGGTGGAAGCGGTGGACGGGCAGGACGCGCTCGAGAAGGCAGACGTGCACGACATCGATCTGGTGCTGGCCGACCAGAACATGCCACGCCTTGACGGCGTCGGTCTCACGCGCAAGCTGCGCGAACACCCCAAGTTCAAGACCACGCCCATCCTGATCCTGACCACCGAGTCGAGCGAGCAGATGAAGCAGGCGGGCCGTGCGGCCGGGGCGACCGGATGGCTGGTCAAACCGTTCGATCCCAACCGCCTGATCGAAGTGATTCAAAAGGTCCTGCGCTAA
- a CDS encoding ATP-binding cassette domain-containing protein → MALITLLDAQLAFGHVALLDHADFALETSERVGLIGRNGAGKSSLLKILASTAKADDGTLHVQQGLRTTYVAQEPDLNPEATIFEAASEGLGNVLEWREQYFSGAAGVDLDALQSKIEAHDGWNWEQRVEETLHRLHLDATARISTLSGGTKKRVALAQALVAKPDVLLLDEPTNHLDLDSIAWLEDLLIDFKGSLITITHDRAFLDRVATRIVELDRGQLRSYPGNFAAYVTQKEEQLAQEAVINAKADKLLAQEEVWIRKGVEARRTRAQGRITRLENMRANREARREALGSVKMDVASGGQNSYQGKIVAEMTDVGKSFGDKQIVKDFTSTILRGDKVGLIGPNGAGKTTLLRMILGEMEPDTGTIRRGNNLQIAYFDQMRQAINLDATLEDFISPGSEWIEIGNQRKHVKSYLGDFLFSPARAHSPVRSLSGGERNRLLLARLFARPANVLVLDEPTNDLDIDTLELLEELLQTYDGTVFLVSHDRQFLDNVVTSTIAYEDSGVWTEYEGSVEDWLTQSRRRRDLAAAAAAPKKGAKKQEASAAEPDASKASSALAPKRKLSYKEQRELDQLPAQIEALETEQKSIQDELADGTLYSRDGARAAVLHARDGEIEAQLMQALERWSELSA, encoded by the coding sequence TTTGCACTGGAGACCTCCGAGCGCGTTGGCCTGATTGGCCGCAATGGCGCGGGCAAATCCTCGCTGCTCAAGATTCTGGCCAGCACCGCCAAGGCGGACGACGGCACGCTGCATGTGCAGCAAGGCCTTCGCACCACCTACGTGGCGCAGGAACCCGATTTGAATCCCGAAGCCACCATCTTCGAGGCGGCGTCCGAAGGACTGGGGAACGTGCTCGAATGGCGCGAGCAGTATTTCTCCGGTGCTGCGGGCGTCGATCTGGATGCGCTGCAATCCAAGATCGAGGCGCATGACGGCTGGAACTGGGAGCAACGCGTGGAAGAAACGCTGCACCGCCTGCATCTGGATGCCACGGCACGCATTTCCACTTTGTCGGGCGGCACGAAGAAGCGCGTGGCGCTGGCGCAAGCGCTCGTCGCCAAGCCCGATGTGCTGCTGCTCGATGAGCCGACCAATCACCTGGACCTCGACTCCATCGCCTGGCTGGAAGATCTGTTGATCGACTTCAAGGGCAGTCTCATCACCATCACCCACGACCGTGCGTTTCTTGACCGCGTCGCCACCCGCATCGTGGAGCTGGATCGCGGCCAACTGCGCTCCTATCCCGGCAACTTCGCCGCTTACGTGACGCAAAAGGAAGAACAGCTCGCGCAGGAAGCCGTCATCAACGCCAAGGCAGACAAGCTGCTCGCACAGGAAGAAGTCTGGATTCGCAAAGGCGTGGAAGCGCGCCGCACACGTGCGCAAGGCCGCATCACGCGCCTTGAGAACATGCGCGCCAATCGCGAGGCGCGTCGTGAAGCGCTGGGCAGCGTGAAGATGGATGTCGCATCCGGCGGCCAGAACAGCTATCAGGGCAAGATCGTTGCCGAGATGACCGATGTGGGCAAGTCGTTTGGCGACAAGCAGATCGTGAAGGATTTCACCTCGACGATTCTGCGTGGCGACAAGGTCGGCCTGATCGGCCCGAACGGCGCCGGCAAGACGACGCTGCTGCGCATGATTCTGGGAGAAATGGAACCGGACACGGGCACCATTCGCCGAGGCAACAATCTGCAGATCGCGTACTTCGACCAGATGCGACAGGCCATCAACCTGGATGCGACGCTGGAAGACTTCATCAGCCCCGGCAGCGAATGGATCGAGATCGGCAACCAGCGCAAGCATGTGAAGAGCTATCTGGGCGACTTCCTGTTCTCGCCTGCCCGTGCGCACTCGCCCGTGCGGTCGCTCTCCGGTGGCGAGCGCAACCGGCTGCTGCTGGCGCGTCTGTTTGCGCGCCCTGCGAACGTGCTGGTGCTGGACGAGCCGACCAACGACCTCGACATCGACACGCTGGAGCTGCTCGAAGAACTGCTGCAGACCTACGACGGCACAGTGTTCCTCGTGAGCCATGATCGCCAGTTCCTCGACAACGTGGTGACCAGCACCATCGCTTATGAAGATTCAGGAGTGTGGACCGAATACGAAGGCAGCGTGGAAGATTGGCTGACCCAGTCACGTCGCCGTCGCGATCTGGCTGCCGCTGCGGCTGCGCCCAAGAAGGGCGCCAAAAAGCAGGAGGCATCCGCCGCCGAGCCTGACGCCAGCAAGGCCAGCAGCGCCCTCGCCCCCAAGCGCAAACTCAGCTACAAGGAACAGCGCGAGCTGGACCAGTTGCCTGCGCAGATCGAGGCGCTGGAAACCGAGCAGAAGTCGATTCAGGACGAGCTCGCCGATGGCACGCTGTACTCCCGCGATGGCGCTCGCGCTGCAGTGCTGCATGCGCGAGATGGTGAAATCGAAGCGCAGTTGATGCAGGCGCTGGAGCGCTGGTCCGAGCTGTCGGCCTGA
- a CDS encoding PLP-dependent aminotransferase family protein codes for MALTRTPDQTLTDQLAERFAERIRTRLLPAGAKLPSVRACAHQQGVSAYTVVAAYDKLLAQGLIDARRQRGFFVRDVLQKSPAQSRGDQPSADEELSAVVNPVPPLGMRPTRSSGSLINATSLMRGMFYQASNKPQPGSGVLPVAWLEEARFMPAAVRKITTIETLRAGSLSYGEPLGDSGLRSVLAQRLADINITASPNQIMTTVGATHALDIVSRTVLKAGDPVMVEEPGWSLEYARLDALGMRVLPVPRGPDGPDLDVMAHYCETYAPKLYVSVSVLHNPTGYSLSPGSAHQILQLAERFNFYIVEDDTYGHIAPEHATRLSSLDGLQRTIYVNGFAKILAPNWRIGYAAAPPELVERLLDTKLLSTLTTPSILEKALALCIEQGQLRRHAERMRLRIATARSRSVQLALEAGCQFVAEPSGMFGWVETGVDTDMLAQRMLDEGYLIAPGALFHATRRPCTLMRINFANTLEPQFWRVWKRVVAESQARG; via the coding sequence ATGGCCCTCACTCGCACACCCGATCAGACCCTTACCGACCAGTTGGCCGAGCGCTTTGCCGAGCGCATCCGCACGCGGCTTTTGCCCGCCGGGGCCAAGCTGCCGTCGGTGCGGGCCTGCGCACATCAGCAGGGGGTGAGTGCGTATACGGTCGTCGCCGCCTACGACAAGCTGCTCGCGCAGGGGCTGATCGACGCGCGCCGCCAGCGCGGCTTTTTCGTGCGTGATGTGCTGCAGAAATCTCCGGCCCAGTCGCGCGGGGATCAACCTTCGGCCGATGAGGAACTGAGCGCGGTGGTCAATCCCGTGCCGCCGCTGGGCATGCGGCCCACGCGTTCGTCGGGCTCGCTGATCAACGCCACGTCTCTGATGCGCGGCATGTTCTATCAGGCATCGAACAAGCCACAGCCGGGCTCGGGCGTGCTGCCAGTGGCGTGGCTGGAAGAGGCGCGCTTCATGCCTGCGGCAGTGCGCAAGATCACCACCATCGAGACGCTGCGTGCGGGCTCGCTCAGCTACGGCGAGCCCCTGGGCGATTCGGGTCTGCGGTCGGTATTGGCGCAGCGGCTGGCAGACATCAACATCACCGCCTCGCCCAACCAGATCATGACGACGGTGGGCGCGACACATGCGCTCGACATCGTCAGCCGCACGGTGCTCAAGGCGGGTGATCCGGTGATGGTGGAGGAGCCCGGTTGGTCGCTTGAATATGCGCGGCTCGATGCGCTCGGCATGCGTGTGCTGCCCGTGCCGCGCGGCCCGGACGGGCCCGATCTGGACGTGATGGCGCATTACTGCGAGACCTACGCGCCCAAGCTCTACGTGAGCGTGAGCGTGCTGCACAACCCCACGGGCTACAGCCTGTCGCCGGGCAGCGCGCACCAGATATTGCAACTGGCCGAACGCTTCAACTTCTACATCGTGGAGGACGACACCTACGGCCACATCGCGCCCGAACACGCCACGCGGCTGTCGAGTCTGGATGGGCTGCAGCGCACGATCTACGTGAACGGCTTCGCCAAGATCCTCGCGCCCAACTGGCGCATTGGTTACGCAGCCGCGCCGCCCGAGCTGGTGGAGCGGCTGCTCGACACCAAGCTGCTGTCCACGCTGACCACGCCCAGCATTCTGGAGAAGGCGCTGGCGCTGTGCATCGAGCAGGGCCAACTGCGTCGCCACGCGGAGCGCATGCGTCTGCGCATTGCCACGGCGCGCTCGCGCAGCGTGCAACTGGCGCTGGAGGCGGGCTGCCAATTCGTGGCCGAGCCCAGCGGCATGTTCGGCTGGGTGGAAACCGGCGTGGACACCGACATGCTCGCGCAGCGCATGCTCGACGAGGGCTATCTGATTGCGCCGGGTGCGCTGTTCCACGCGACGCGCAGACCCTGCACGCTCATGCGCATCAACTTTGCGAACACGCTGGAGCCGCAGTTCTGGAGAGTCTGGAAGCGCGTGGTGGCCGAGAGCCAGGCGCGAGGGTGA